A genomic window from Lotus japonicus ecotype B-129 chromosome 1, LjGifu_v1.2 includes:
- the LOC130725294 gene encoding copper-transporting ATPase PAA2, chloroplastic, which produces MATHLLRLSLSPQPKLSFNSTANNHDLHFISLLPPNRRRNRNLHRRETLRPHLAVSNSFQTETISTESAAGLPGRAQGEDSPVLLDVTGMMCGACVSRVKKILSADDRVDSAVVNMLTDTAAVKLKPLEAEVDSASVAESLARRLSDCGFPAKRRASGSGVAESVRKWKEMVKKKEDLVAKSRNRVAFAWTLVALCCGTHASHILHSLGIHIHGPFLEILHNSYVKGGLALGSLLGPGRELLFDGLSAFKKGSPNMNSLVGFGSVAAFIISLISLLNPGLAWDATFFDEPVMLLGFVLLGRSLEEKARIQASSDMNELLSLISTQSRLVITSSEGSPSTDSVLCGDTICVEVPTDDIRVGDSVLVLPGETIPIDGRVISGRSVVDESMLTGESLPVFKEAGLSVSAGTINWDGPLRIEATSTGSNTMISKIVRMVEDAQSREAPVQRLADSIAGPFVYSVMTLSAATFAFWYFIGSHIFPDVLLNDIAGPEGDPLLLSLKLSVDVLVVSCPCALGLATPTAILVGTSLGARKGLLIRGGDVLERLASINYIALDKTGTLTRGKPVVSAIGSLQYGESDILQIAAAVEKTASHPIAKAIVNKADSLDLVLPVTKGQLVEPGFGTLAEIDGRLVAVGSLEWVHQRFQTRMNPSNLMNVEQTLLNHSLNSTSSKYSRTVVYVGREGEGIIGAIALSDIVREDAESTVMRLKQKGIKMVLLSGDREEAVATIAETVGIENDFVKASLAPQQKSEFISSLKAAGHHVAMVGDGINDAPALAVADVGIALQNEAQENAASDAASIILLGNKISQVVDAIDLAQSTMAKVYQNLSWAVAYNVIAIPIAAGVLLPHFDFAMTPSLSGGMMALSSIFVVSNSLLLQLHGSQTSRKGSLT; this is translated from the exons ATGGCTACTCATCTTCTCAGGCTATCTCTCTCCCCGCAACCTAAACTCTCCTTCAATTCCACAGCCAACAATCATGACCTCCACTTCATTTCTCTTCTCCCGCCGAATCGACGCCGCAACCGCAACCTCCACCGCCGGGAAACTCTCCGGCCACATCTCGCCGTATCAAACTCCTTCCAGACCGAGACTATCTCCACGGAATCAGCAGCTGGTCTTCCAGGCCGAGCACAGGGCGAAGACTCACCGGTTCTACTCGACGTAACCGGGATGATGTGCGGCGCGTGCGTCTCCCGAGTCAAAAAAATCTTATCCGCCGACGACCGAGTTGACTCGGCCGTCGTCAACATGCTGACCGATACCGCAGCCGTGAAGCTGAAACCGCTCGAGGCGGAGGTGGATTCGGCGAGTGTCGCGGAGAGCCTTGCTCGGAGACTGAGCGATTGCGGGTTTCCGGCGAAGAGGAGAGCTTCTGGCTCGGGAGTGGCGGAGAGTGTGAGGAAGTGGAAGgagatggtgaagaagaaggaggatctGGTTGCTAAGAGTCGGAACCGCGTTGCTTTCGCTTGGACTCTGGTCGCACTGTGCTGTGGAACGCACGCTTCGCATATTCTTCATTCATTGGGCATTCACATTCATG GACCATTTTTGGAAATTCTTCACAATTCATACGTGAAAGGTGGTTTAGCTTTGGGCTCTCTCTTGGGACCAGGACGAG AGTTGCTCTTTGATGGCTTAAGCGCGTTTAAGAAGGGGTCGCCGAATATGAACTCTCTCGTGGGATTTGGTTCTGTAGCTGCTTTCATCATCAGTTTG ATCTCGCTATTGAACCCCGGGTTGGCGTGGGATGCGACATTCTTTGATGAGCCG GTCATGCTTCTTGGTTTCGTGCTTCTGGGGCGTTCGCTCGAGGAAAAGGCAAGGATTCAGGCTTCTAGTGATATGAATGAACTTCTT TCACTGATATCTACCCAGTCAAGACTTGTGATTACTTCATCAGAAGGTTCCCCATCTACTGACAGTGTGCTTTGTGGTGACACAATTTGTGTTGAAGTCCCAACTGATGATATTAGAGTAGGTGACTCGGTGTTGGTGTTGCCTGGAGAAACTATTCCTATAGAT GGAAGGGTTATCTCAGGAAGAAGTGTTGTGGATGAATCCATGCTTACAGGAGAATCACTTCCAGTATTTAAGGAAGCAGGCCTCTCAGTTTCAGCAGGAACTATAAATTGG GATGGTCCTTTAAGGATTGAAGCTACTTCGACTGGCTCCAACACAATGATATCCAAGATTGTACGCATG GTTGAGGATGCTCAATCGCGTGAAGCACCTGTACAAAGGCTTGCAGATTCAATAGCAGGGCCATTTGTATACAGTGTAATGACTCTATCTGCAGCAACGTTTGCATTTTG GTATTTTATTGGGTCACACATATTTCCTGATGTTTTGCTCAATGATATTGCGGGCCCAGAAGGAGATCCCTTGCTTTTGAGTTTGAAACTCTCTGTAGATGTTTTA GTTGTTTCTTGTCCTTGTGCACTGGGTCTTGCCACACCGACAGCGATACTGGTTGGCACCTCACTTG GGGCAAGAAAAGGACTTCTTATTAGAGGAGGGGATGTGCTAGAACGCTTAGCCAGCATAAATTATATTGCTCTAGACAAG ACAGGAACCCTCACTAGAGGAAAACCAGTTGTTTCTGCTATAGGTTCTCTTCAATATGGTGAATCAGATATTCTTCAGATCGCTGCTGCAGTGGAGAAAACAGCATCTCATCCTATAGCAAAGGCTATTGTCAACAAAGCTGATTCATTAGACTTGGTCCTTCCAGTCACAAAAGGACAGTTAGTTGAACCAGGTTTTGGAACCTTAGCAGAAATAGATGGACGTTTGGTTGCAGTTGGGTCTTTAGAATGGGTCCATCAACGCTTCCAGACTAGAATGAACCCATCTAATTTGATGAATGTGGAACAGACTTTGCTAAATCATTCATTGAATTCAACATCTTCAAAGTATTCAAGAACTGTTGTCTATGTTGGACGTGAAGGAGAAGGCATCATTGGTGCTATAGCCTTATCTGACATCGTGCGTGAAGATGCTGAATCTACTGTGATGAG gctcaagcagaagggGATTAAAATGGTTCTCCTATCCGGAGACAGGGAAGAGGCAGTTGCAACCATTGCAGAGACTGTTGGAATTGAAAATGATTTCGTCAAAGCATCTCTGGCTCCACAGCAGAAATCTGAATTTATTTCTTCTCTGAAAGCTGCTGGGCATCATGTTGCAATG GTAGGTGATGGGATAAATGATGCACCTGCTTTGGCTGTAGCTGATGTTGGGATTGCTCTGCAGAATGAAGCTCAAGAGAATGCTGCCTCCGATGCAGCATCCATTATACTTCTGGGGAACAAAATTTCACAA GTTGTCGATGCAATAGACCTAGCACAGTCAACAATGGCGAAAGTGTACCAAAATTTGTCTTGGGCAGTAGCCTATAATGTTATTGCCATTCCCATTGCTGCTGGCGTGTTACTTCCCCACTTTGACTTTGCTATGACACCTTCACTTTCAG GAGGAATGATGGCTCTGAGCTCCATCTTTGTGGTTAGCAACTCACTGCTTCTACAGCTCCATGGGTCTCAGACTTCCAGAAAGGGCTCACTGACATGA
- the LOC130725314 gene encoding uncharacterized protein LOC130725314: MESPEIKNLFRDSDNNPLFPFYWTKNPRRKISVSYDALDESEQGIADYLRTLPVISGHDLIEASKSGTLNQFFTTMGKGKVDTNPLKLKDYLAQSAAAAKKRAADNEQKKKNEDASGSDTVRDPKRQRTSGAAGGKPSHQSAGEASKRQPAEKKKGHDAVPPPHQDSSLLINRPPTPFSQAGTSSAIGGEAPPPLLSLNDPHFNGLDFMTRTFDNRVHKDISGQGPPNIASLAIFHALSAAITVMNGPVRERSDFSQESSREEGSRL; encoded by the exons ATGGAATCGCCCGagataaagaacttgttccgagattctgacaataatcccctcttccctttttactggacaaaaaaccctcgccggaaaatatccgtttcatatgacgccttggatgaatctgagcaaggcatcgccgattaccttcgcacactaccagtaatctctggtcatgacttgattgaggcgtcgaaatccggcactttaaatcaatttttta ctacgatgggaaaaggcaaggttgacACTAACCCCTTGAAGCTGAAGGattacctcgcccagtctgctgcggcggccaAGAAAAGGGCCGCCGATAATgaacagaagaaaaagaatgaagatGCCTCGGGCTCTGATACCGTCAGGGACCCCAAACGCCAAAGAACCTCAGGCGCTGCTGGTGGTAAACCTTCTCATCAATCAGCTGGCGAGGCTTCCAAAAGGCAGCCTgcagagaaaaagaagggacacgACGCTGTCCCGCCACCTCACCAGGATTCAAGCTTGCTGATTAACCGCCCGCCAACTCCATTTAGCCAAGCTGGCACtagctcagccattggtggcgaggctcctccccccttgctgagtTTAAatgatcctcacttcaacgggttggacttcatgacccgtacttttgacaatcGGGTCCACAAAGACATTTCCggtcaaggtccccccaacattgcttccttgGCCATATTTCATGCACTTTCCGCTGCCATCACGGTGATGAATGGCCCAGTGCGTGAAAGAAGTGATTTCAGCCAAGAATCGTCTCGAGAAGAAGGCAGCCGATTATAA
- the LOC130725340 gene encoding endoglucanase 16, whose product MDTKKVYWAIIVAWLTLFEGNMMLVNGDLNYKEALTKSLIYLEAQRSGKLPSNNRVPWRGDSALDDGKLANVDLVGGYYDAGDNVKYGLPMAFTVTTLAWGAIFYKSEFEAANELGNVRDAIKWGTDYFLKCASRKKRLYVQVGDPVEDHNCWAPPEIMKTKRTVLQIDSETPGTEIAAETSAAMAASSIVFRSVDRIYARRLLNKAKLLFHLAKSHKGTYDGECPFYCSYSGYNDELMWAATWLYYATRKPMYMKYIQEESISASVAEFSWDLKYAGAQILLTKLYFEGQKDLETFKNHGESFICSVLPESPYYGIKLSPGGFIHLRDGANTQYATGTAFLLTVYGDLLANHNQKVTCGGKQFSSSHLLNFAKKQMDYILGKNPEGRSYMVGFGKNPPTQAHHRGASVPKLSENDEFSCPMSFAKWFSKDAPNPHELTGAIVGGPDISDKFNDKRWDSPNTESCTYVNSLAAGALAKLAAMS is encoded by the exons ATGGATACTAAAAAAGTATATTGGGCCATCATTGTAGCATGGCTTACTTTGTTTGAAGGAAACATGATGCTTGTTAATGGTGATTTAAATTATAAGGAGGCTCTTACCAAATCCCTTATCTACCTTGAGGCACAAAGATCAGGGAAACTCCCTTCCAATAACAGGGTTCCTTGGAGAGGAGATTCAGCACTTGATGATGGAAAACTCGCCAAT gtGGACCTCGTTGGAGGATACTATGATGCAGGGGATAATGTCAAGTATGGGCTTCCCATGGCTTTTACTGTCACCACCCTTGCATGGGGTGCCATTTTTTACAAGTCAGAATTTGAAGCTGCAAATGAATTGGGAAATGTCCGCGATGCCATTAAATGGGGTACGGATTATTTTCTGAAATGTGCTTCTCGAAAGAAAAGATTATACGTGCAG GTAGGGGACCCTGTAGAGGATCACAATTGTTGGGCACCACCAGAAATTATGAAGACAAAGAGAACAGTATTGCAGATTGATAGTGAGACTCCCGGCACTGAGATTGCAGCTGAAACTTCTGCGGCAATGGCGGCTTCTTCCATTGTTTTTAGGTCTGTCGATCGTATATATGCTCGCCGTCTCCTCAACAAAGCTAAACTG CTTTTCCACCTGGCAAAATCGCATAAAGGAACCTATGATGGAGAGTGTCCCTTTTACTGCTCCTATTCCGGTTACAAT GATGAACTGATGTGGGCAGCAACATGGTTATACTATGCTACAAGGAAGCCTATGTACATGAAGTATATACAAGAAGAATCCATAAGTGCTAGTGTTGCAGAATTCAGTTGGGACCTTAAATATGCAGGAGCTCAAATCCTTCTTACTAAG TTATATTTTGAAGGTCAAAAGGATTTGGAAACCTTCAAAAACCATGGTGAAAGTTTCATATGTTCAGTGCTTCCTGAGAGTCCCTACTATGGAATTAAATTGTCTCCTG GTGGCTTCATTCATTTGAGAGATGGAGCCAACACACAATACGCCACCGGCACAGCTTTCTTGTTAACTGTTTATGGTGATTTGCTTGCCAACCACAATCAGAAAGTCACTTGTGGAGGCAAACAGTTTAGCTCGTCCCATCTCCTCAATTTTGCAAAGAAACAG ATGGATTACATACTAGGGAAGAACCCTGAAGGGAGATCGTACATGGTTGGATTTGGGAAGAACCCACCAACGCAAGCTCACCATAGAGGTGCATCGGTGCCAAAGTTGTCGGAGAACGATGAGTTCAGTTGTCCGATGAGCTTTGCGAAGTGGTTTTCAAAAGATGCACCGAACCCGCATGAGCTCACCGGAGCCATTGTGGGTGGACCTGACATCTCCGATAAGTTCAATGATAAGAGATGGGATTCCCCCAACACTGAGTCCTGCACGTATGTCAATTCTCTTGCAGCTGGAGCTCTAGCAAAGCTTGCAGCTATGAGTTGA
- the LOC130725324 gene encoding protein OXIDATIVE STRESS 3 LIKE 1, whose translation MSITEATALFKDEEEQCSSSSIGKNSDLSSETESGDMKNEAQSSYKCNGPLDMMDSLQQVLPIRRGISKFYDGKSKSFTSLVETVSSSSSVKDIGKPDDAYTRRRRNLMAVNHVWEKNRSFPLSGGIFKRTMSASRSALALAFAINYDDSSSSCTSEESNSNPVSPPPPLPPLYPRSNVSSGSSGLSSPVIHQNFSGWRSFSLVDLQNCATAATVKMPGSSMINKAAHLS comes from the exons ATGAGTATAACAGAAGCAACGGCGTTGTTTAAGGATGAAGAAGAGCAGTGCTCATCATCGTCGATCGGAAAGAACAGCGACCTGTCGTCGGAGACAGAGTCCGGCGACATGAAGAACGAGGCTCAAAGTTCTTATAAATGTAATGGACCTCTGGACATGATGGATTCCCTCCAACAAGTTCTTCCCATCAG GAGGGGCATCTCAAAATTCTATGATGGCAAGTCCAAGTCCTTCACGAGTCTGGTGGAGactgtttcttcttcctcatccgTGAAAGACATTGGAAAACCAGATGATGCTTACACCAGGAGGCGTAGAAATTTGATGGCTGTAAATCATGTATGGGAAAAGAATAGAAGCTTCCCTTTGAGTGGTGGAATTTTTAAGAGGACAATGAGTGCAAGCCGAAGCGCTTTAGCTCTTGCATTTGCCATCAACTATGATGACAGTAGCAGTAGTTGTACCAGTGAGGAATCAAATTCTAATCCAGTGTCGCCGCCGCCGCCTCTTCCACCGCTATATCCAAGAAGTAATGTATCGAGTGGGAGTTCAGGACTATCCTCTCCTGTGATCCACCAGAATTTTTCTGGCTGGAGATCGTTCTCCTTGGTTGATCTTCAAAACTGTGCAACTGCTGCAACAGTAAAGATGCCTGGCTCTTCCATGATAAACAAAGCAGCTCATCTTTCATAG